Genomic DNA from Salvia miltiorrhiza cultivar Shanhuang (shh) chromosome 1, IMPLAD_Smil_shh, whole genome shotgun sequence:
TTgagaaaaaagtaaaaatgttGAGGCCCAATTTCCGGCAATAAAACCCTAAGCAGCCTCAACATCTTCCTTCAGTTGAGGTATAAAATTTAGGGTTTCGCAGCCGATTGTAAACCCTCGCTCATTTCATcgccgcagcagcagcagaagaagaaaaatggtTTCGATTCTCTCACACCCTCTATCTTTTTTCCTCCATTTATCTCTAGTTTCTAATGCAATGTTAATTTTCAGCCTCCAAAAAAGGGTGCGAAGCTTCCGGCCGCCGCCAAGAAGAAGGCGGAGAAAGTTGTTAACCCCCTCTTCGAGAAGAGGCCGAAGCAATTCGGGATCGGCGGCGCCCTCCCGCCCAAGAAGGATCTTCACAGGTTCGTAAGATGGCCGCAAGTTGTGCGGATTCAGCGGAAGAAGATGATCTTGAAGCAGCGGTTGAAGGTGCCGCCCCCGATTCACCAGTTCTCGAAAACACTGGACAAGAACTTGGGTGCGTATTTTCCTGTCCGATTTGTTTATGTCTTTGGCTCTTTCGGTTTGTTTTTTCGCTCTGGGTAGTTATTTGGTTAGTTGAGTTTTTATTTGTGCTAGTGATTTTTTTTCCAGTGTTACATAACTATTTACTGATAAATATTGGTAGTATTGGTCACTTCATTTACCCATGAAATGTATGGTTTTAGATGCTAGGTAGCAATGTCTTTATATTTTGCTGTATTGAGAAATTGTTATTCGATAAATGCATTACGCTAAATGGTATGGGTGTTGGTCATTCAAAAGTATTGTTCTGTTTCCTGAGTTTAATATTATGAATATAATGGGATGAAGGATTTTCTTATGTAAGCTTGTAGTATGACTTTTTTGAAgtattttaaatttagtttCTATATCGAATGGAGTcaagcatttttttttctttaattgtaTGCAAGTTTGTATGTGGTTGTTTATGTGTATCTTATAAAATTAGCATGTCTTTATGCTCTATTGTTTTAGACTAACAATGTATAGTTAATTTCTGCTTGATTCAGCAACAAGCCTATTCAGAATGTTGCTCAAGTATAGACCTGAGGATAGAGCTCAAAAGAAAGATCGACTCTTGAAAAGAGCTCAAGCTGAAGCAGAGGGCAAAACGCCTGAGACCAAGAAACCCATTGTGGTGAAGTATGGTCTCAACCATGTGACATATCTGATTGAGCAGGTTTCACTTTATTCCCTTTCTCTTAGTTTTGTTTATTTCACAGGTGTTGATGTGTTTTCACTGATTTTTTGCATGACTTCCTTCATAGAACAAAGCACAATTGGTCGTCATCGCCCATGATGTCGATCCTATTGAGTTGGTTGTGTGGCTACCTGCTTTGTGCAGGAAGATGGAGATCCCATACTGCATTGTCAAGGGCAAAGCTAGATTGGGAAGCGTAAGTCCcacttaattttgattttatcttcGTTTGGCTTTGCCTAATATGACGTTTTGTTCTGTCCAGATTGTCCACAAGAAAACTGCCTCTGTTCTATGCTTGACCTCAGTAAAGAATGAGGACAAGATGGAATTCTCCAAAATCCTGGAGGCTATCAAGGTATTAAGGCTATAACATAATTatggttttcttcagttttggACATTTAATGGCAGATCTAATCCTTTGAATCTACAGGCCAATTTCAATGACAAGTACGACGAGACCAGGAAGAAATGGGGAGGCGGTGTCATGGGATCGAAGTCACAGGCCAAGACCAAGGCTAAGGAGAGGGTCCTTGCCAAAGAGGCTGCGCAGAGGATGATCTAACAAGTTCTTGGGTTTTTATTTGTCCATTAGCTATAGTTTTAAATGCTGCTATTGTTTTACCCATATCAAACatgaattttgtttttttttcttttaatgcTCTACTTTTTTATCTTGTTTGGAGTAGACTGGGATAAATCTTTCTTTATTGCGCGTTGATGTGTTTTGTTTTCGTTCATGCCTTGATAGTTTGAGTTTCATACCACTTTGTCCCATATTTTTGTTATAATGTTTGTCTAGTAAATATATGTCATCACAATAGGAGTTGGGAATTCATGATTTGTTCTTCAATTTGAATTAGGCAATTTGCCACTGCTTGTGTATAATGAGGCAATTTACTCTATATTTAAAAGATAGTCCAATGTGAATTAGACTTTATTATCTTTTAAACTTAAGCTAACGCCACTTAGTCCAACTTTAAATAGCTTCATAAATCATAATCAAGAGATCAACTTATTGACATCACATGCATAAATAGTtgttatttctaatttttttgtcttgttatttctaatttttttatcttataagtattttttttaatatatataaataaagttTTGTTTAAGGTCCTGAATTATAGCTGCATAAACAGTCACATCATACTAGAGGGTGATTGACTTGGTCATCAAATGGAGCTTCTATACGGATATCTTCAAACATTCATTACTCTAATTGCCCTCACAAATCTTACATGACATGCCCAATGTTAGAAGCATCTCTACAAGTTCAGTGAAAAGCTAAGTCAATCATCCTAAATTGATAAGTTGGATACGGTTGAAATCTGGTACATGACAAATTGTGTAATGggattagggatgtcaatcgggccagttCACCGAGTTTCGGGCCAGtcctatcgggtttcgggttaatcgggtgcgggttAATCGAGTTGGAGATTTTatcgggttataaattttcaaccctaaccctatacgttcgggtttcgggctagcccatcgggctagtcgacttaaatgcgtaaaaataaaataatcatttgtattttgttatttttaatgatttaatgtataatgtataaaatatacatagaaatcaaatatataaattatatagcaagcatgaaatgcaaaatataagatattgaaaaaaacatcaaaattacataacatataaaataagttggtaataataaaatgttcaactttgttaacgaaaaaataataaaatatctaacaatagtttgaattcatagaatcaaagcatctcaaaaatacagaaaagtgaaatgatgaggctttataatattttgtcatttttttatttttatatctaaatatttaatattaagtattcgggtttcgggctagcccatcgggttagtcggaCCGACCCTATCGGATGCCGGGCTATTCGGTTatgggctaatcgggttgaaaatattcaaccctaaccctctcggatGGTGGGTTAATTGGAtcagcccacgggtttcgggctaaaTTGACATCCCTAAATGGGATGAAGGGGATGGCTGGCATTTCGATTGTGAGTGGATCAAACAAGGTTCAAGCCATGGATATTACCTGTGGACCCGGCCATGGAATCAAGTACTCCAAAATAGGCAAAAAACATAAGCGCTTATTAAAAACAACAGTAAACATATTATGAACATTGATCAATATCCAATTAGCAGCAATTTCATAGCAAGAATCATGTACTTGTACAAAATCTATTGTTTGGTGATGAAGTTGAATAGCAACTTCACTAGTCCTGCTCTAGACTACCTCATATTCCAAAATAACTCTCATCACTCATACCACTTAATCCTGAAATCCCATGGTTTAAAACCTCTCCAGTCTCTCCTCCTTTGCCTCCACGTAGAACATCCCTCGTATCATCAAGGCATCCTATAATCATCTTCACATCATCAGCATGAACATCACTCACATCCCTAACTTGAATCTATCTCTTTAAGTTTCTTCATCAATTCCTCAAACTCATCAATCTTCTTAGTCTTCCCACACTGCCCACTCTCCTTCTTTGCCTCAATAAAACCAACAAGGCCGCGCAGAGCGGCCTCCAGATCCTCGCTCTTCATAAGCAGCTCTGCCACCTCTGCATGAGTCACATCGGCCTCCAACACGAAAGGATGTTGCTCCGGGATCTTGAGATAGTTCCATTTATTTTTCTGCTATAATTATCTATTTTGTTCTCAAACAAAAACTGTAAATTCCGGTTATCTAGATAGCGAATTAGGAtctaggataggaattggtttaTTTGGTCtatgtggattcgaccttgtatgccactatatacaattgtacccgtacacttgcggcgtgtaaagaaAATAGCGAACATCATCAATATATTGAAAAATCCATTTCTTATAAAAAATGACTTCATTTACCAATTTTACTTGCAAAATCATCTACGACATTGTTCAAATCTATGTTACCTAAAATCTCTTAATCTCTTTTTCTACATAACTAATATTACTCTCGTGCGATGCacagtaaaaaaattatattttttagaatattatatttagaaaatagaattttataagttacttatattattatactttaataaagataatagcattaaaatgaagataaaacCATCTTATAATTGGAGGCATATAAAATGAATGAACAAGATTTTCACAAAACCTTTTTAACTAATGATTATTACtatctatttaaaaaatttccaccaaaatatatagatatttttctttcaaattttctattagttttTGAAAGgttttttgaaacttttaattactttttacttaTTTGCATttcgtaatatttttttttgaagcgttAATTAactgtaaatccacaaactatttgtgaattttgctattttttttaactatatAGAGTtgcaatataaatacataaacttttttAGGTCATTCCGGAATTTgccctaaattttaatttcgttcatacatgaaaaaattaaagatgatataatatgtacatattatattaaaataacttatacaaaatttctactgaaatatacacacacacacatatatatatatatatatatatatatatgtgtgtggggagaagatccatagagaatgcaaaatattttgagaatagagAATGCGTGAAAAAATATCGAATAAGTCTataatttcgatgaataaaACAATGTAGCGTATGAATAAGATTTTggcctgggttcgaatcctgggaggggcgagattttcactatatttACTGAGTATATCTGTTCATTAATTATGCTGATTTATTcgtaaaatttatagatttattcgttattcttcattctctacgaaaatataattctctatggatcctccccctatgtgtgtgtgtgttaatgtattatatttataaatattgtcaaatcattcaatctTTCTAGGGACATTGTCAATCTCAAATACGTTTTCAACTATTTTAAATTGTAAAAGTTCCTTTTAAAACAGTAAGTCAGTAACTGGCATTGtcaacataattttatatttcgatTTGAAATGGGGAGGTGGTGTCATGGGATCGAAATCACAGGCCAAGGCCAAGACCAAGGCTAAGGAGAGGGTCCTTGCCAAAGAGGCCGCTCAAAGGATGATCTATCAAGTTCTTGGGTTTTTATTTGTCCATTAAATGCTGCTATTGTTTTACACATATCGAACATgaattttgtcttttttttcttttaatgcTCTACTTTTTTATCAGGAAAAGGAGCAATTTATAAAAAAGAAGGGGTATCAGGAATACCCAAAGGCGAGAGGATACAAAGAAAAAAGCAAAAACATCAACAACGAATCGGGGAAACACCTCAGAACTCTCAAGACGAACTAACATGTAATTTTACCTCTGTAAACCATCGCCTAAAATCTGAAGTGATACGCTGCAATTTAAAAGCCTCCATCCACCCCCAAATCCTTGTTTTGATCTCCGCAACCAACTTCTCTTTCCTCCACACGCCTTGGTTGAACTTACAAACATTCCTCTATTTCCATATGCACCAAATCGTGCATAACcaaaccacaagaagaaattgGCTGTCATCCTTGTTTCCGAGATTTATAAAGGCCAACAGATGCTCCTTAGCCATATGATTCATTGTTGTCTGTTTGCCAATCCACCACAAAATCTCTTTCCAAACTTCATCGGGTTTAAAGCACTCAAAAAAAGTATGATTAATGGTTTCATTTTCACTTTGCAAAAGCCGCACAGAGTATCTGCATTTTGAAAACTGACCTGACGTATTTGGAGTTCATCGCATGTAGACTATCTACATGGGATAAATCTTTGTTTATTGAGCGTTTAATGTGTTTTGTTTTCGTTCATGCCTTGATAGTTTGAGTTTCATACCACTTTGTCCCATATTTTTGTTATAATGTTTGTCTAGTAAATATATGTCATCACAATAGGAGTCGGGAATTCATGATTTGTTCTTCAATTTGCCACTGCTTGTGTATAATTAGGCAATTTGCTTTCACTATGTTTAAATGGACAATTATTAAAGGAGGTGTTTATCTACAAtctataattgaatatttaaatgATTATATGATCCAACAAATTTAGAATCGTTTAGTCCAATTAACTGTTCAGTGAATTATACATTATCTTTTAAACTTAAGTTAACGTCACTTAGTCCAACTTTAAATAGCTTCATAAATCATAATCAAGAGATCATCTTATTGACATCAAAATCCTGATTTATAGTTGCGTAAATAGTtgttatttctaatttttttcgtagtattttttttaaatatataaataaagttTTGTTTAAATACTATCCTGAATAATAGCTGCATAAACAGTCACATAGTCCAACTTTAAATAGTCCGTAGTCCAATTTTAATAGCGTCATAATCAAGAGATCATCTTATTGACATCATAATCCTGAATTATAGCTGCATAAATAGTtgttatttttagtttatttcgtcgtttataattttttttaaatatataaataaaattttgtttaaTCCCTAACAAATCCGTCGAAGTCCCGGAAACGGAACTCCTTTTTCAAAATTTCCCCGAATTTTTAGACTATTTCAGAAATCAACCAATGCGACGTCGTTTGGGATTTACGCTACACACCATCTTAAACATTTTGACGCCCGTCGgggattgaaaattttaattaactcaGAAACCCTAATTTCAGCGAGGTGGTCTGAGTCTCGCTGCCATCATTTGTCGCTTTAAATTATAAACGCGATTTCTCCTCCAATTTCGCTGCAGTTTCATATCCCGAAATTAATTCAATCTTTTAACCAAATATTAGAAGAATTTTGAGTCATCTATTCGAGAAGGAAGACAATTTCGGTATATACTCCATAATCACTGCTCAATCACAAGGTATGGAATCTTACCGATTTCTGGAAATTCGGATTTCCCAATGTGTGAGAATGATTTCGTGATTTATTGCTTTGCTGCTCTTTATTCATTTGTTTATTTATGCTTTCATATTTTCATATTGAAGCATGTATTGGTGCTGTTAATGGTTACAAAAGCACTCTAATCGGCTTATGCATGGCGTACAAATGTTGATGTATTTTGGTCATTGTTGGTAGCCTTTTGTTGTTACCTAAACTTTAGCTGAGGTTGTTCATGGAGATTTTGTGAGGAGGGATTTGCATTAAGGGGTCATTCTCTACGGTTTGTTATCGTCTATGTCTCAATGGTCGTTTCGTATTGATCGTGTTCAACTTTACATTTTTAGGCTGTGTGTGGATGATGACTTAGTCTCCTTATCTGAAAATAGAATCCAGCATTTGAAGGCTGTGTGGATGGAGACTTTGTCTCCTTTTCTGAAACAAGAGTTATGCATTTCAACTCAGGGCTTCTTGGGTAAATTTTGTGGGTGATTTTTGTGACTGTGAACACGATTTCTGGCCTGATAGGAGTAACGAAGCGTATGTGTTATTTGTTACTGAAAACTGAAAATGGTACATAAACTTCAGGAGACATTTCTTTCGTTACTTCATTATTTTCTCAAAACTGAACTTGAATTGGGGCTTTTTGCTTGTTTCCATTGTAGCAACAATGGGGTGGTTTTCTCTTTGTTTGCTAACATCTTAGTTGGAGTTTGAAGTTTTCTTTTGTTCAGATGAGGAAATCAAGATTGAATTTTTGAACTTGTAGCATCTTATATATGCAACCAAATACGTACAGAAAACACTAACTTCTCATTTTGGTATTTTGAAATAATAGCCACTGTTGTTGGTGTAGTTTGACAGAAGGCTGTAAATCTTCATCAAGTGTCATTCCGTTGCCTGGAGTAATGCTTTCGCCAGAAGATGCTGCCTGGGTGGACTCTTGCTTGAGAAAAGACCTCGACATGCTTGAAGATGGTTGGAATTCTCTTAAAGATACATTGTTTGTAGCTCTTAACGCACAACATGATCCTTCTCCGTATGAGAGAGAAGATTCTCCTGAAAGAGCCAATATGGATGTTGTTTCTGATGAGGACCCAGGTGCTGTTATAGATAACCTAGAGGAGGAAACTGTCAACGGTATTGCAGTTGCAGCCGGTGGTGTGGGTGCTGACAGCGGTCTCCAAATCCAGTCTCCTCGTTACGACTTTGACAAGACTTTACTACCAAGTCGTTACGACTTTGACAAGACTTTACTACCAAGGCTGTCCAAACTGATGCAGATTCATTACAGTCGAGGTAGAAATGATATTCACAATTCAGAGATAACTCCTCTTAGTATTGCAGACACTAGTGATCGAGCAGAACCAAGCAGTGATGGAGTTTCGAACCATGAGGATGTTGATGCCGATCCTTTTTGGTCAAAGCATAAGATGGAAGACATTTTTCTTCCCACATACGACGAGAAATTGAAAGATCTCCGACTGTCTGATCCGGAGGTGGATTTTGTTTTCCAAGAATCCAAATCGGAGCAATCCACTGACGACATTTTCAAGATATGGGATTTGGATGGCACACCCGAAGAGAATGATCTTGTAAATCAGCTGAATAGAGCCCTTGCTGGAAATCCAGCGCCTCCGTTTCTTGATGATTCCGGAGCGGGGTCAGTCGACGACCTCGTTTCTGGAATCGCAGACCTCTCGTTGAGTCAAACTTGGACCAAGACGAATTGACGTGAAAAGTT
This window encodes:
- the LOC131005501 gene encoding uncharacterized protein LOC131005501 — protein: MLSPEDAAWVDSCLRKDLDMLEDGWNSLKDTLFVALNAQHDPSPYEREDSPERANMDVVSDEDPGAVIDNLEEETVNGIAVAAGGVGADSGLQIQSPRYDFDKTLLPSRYDFDKTLLPRLSKLMQIHYSRGRNDIHNSEITPLSIADTSDRAEPSSDGVSNHEDVDADPFWSKHKMEDIFLPTYDEKLKDLRLSDPEVDFVFQESKSEQSTDDIFKIWDLDGTPEENDLVNQLNRALAGNPAPPFLDDSGAGSVDDLVSGIADLSLSQTWTKTN
- the LOC131005499 gene encoding 60S ribosomal protein L7a-2-like, coding for MPPKKGAKLPAAAKKKAEKVVNPLFEKRPKQFGIGGALPPKKDLHRFVRWPQVVRIQRKKMILKQRLKVPPPIHQFSKTLDKNLATSLFRMLLKYRPEDRAQKKDRLLKRAQAEAEGKTPETKKPIVVKYGLNHVTYLIEQNKAQLVVIAHDVDPIELVVWLPALCRKMEIPYCIVKGKARLGSIVHKKTASVLCLTSVKNEDKMEFSKILEAIKANFNDKYDETRKKWGGGVMGSKSQAKTKAKERVLAKEAAQRMI